The following proteins are co-located in the Micromonospora coriariae genome:
- a CDS encoding DUF6510 family protein, with protein sequence MPTTNIGADDARWVDGNALAGPLGEIMGTDLTIAELTCAGCRTTRPLAAMRVFDRAPGLVARCPGCEDVVMRVVRTAGRVLVDLRGSLVLSLPAPTAIDGAGLRWAPTR encoded by the coding sequence ATGCCGACCACCAACATCGGAGCCGACGACGCACGCTGGGTGGACGGAAACGCCCTGGCCGGACCGCTCGGCGAGATCATGGGGACCGACCTCACCATCGCCGAGCTCACCTGCGCCGGGTGCCGGACGACCCGTCCGCTGGCCGCGATGCGCGTGTTCGACCGAGCGCCCGGCCTCGTCGCCCGATGTCCCGGCTGCGAGGACGTCGTCATGCGCGTGGTGCGCACGGCCGGCCGTGTCCTGGTCGACCTGCGTGGATCGCTCGTCCTCAGCCTGCCGGCGCCGACTGCCATAGATGGAGCCGGCCTCCGATGGGCGCCGACCAGGTAA
- a CDS encoding ferredoxin reductase, giving the protein MARAAVPGRLTWQPATVAATRAETATARTLVLDVDRWTGHVPGQHVDVRLTAPDGYTAYRSYSISSAPGPDRLEVTVQAVTDGEVSPYLVDVAEPGDQLEIRGPLGGWFVRRPADPRPALLIGGGSGVAPLMSMVRAATNPTRLLYSTRSPSDALFSADLATAGAARDGRVTVAHVYTRVAPPGWPAPPRRLDADALARVAWPRDADAVAFVCGPTGFVETVADLLVDIGHDPANIRTERFGPTGG; this is encoded by the coding sequence ATGGCGCGAGCAGCGGTACCTGGCAGACTGACCTGGCAGCCGGCGACCGTCGCCGCCACCCGCGCGGAGACTGCGACGGCGCGGACCCTGGTCCTCGACGTTGACCGCTGGACGGGTCACGTGCCGGGCCAGCACGTCGACGTCCGGTTGACGGCTCCCGACGGCTACACGGCGTACCGCAGCTACTCGATCTCGTCCGCCCCGGGGCCCGACCGGCTCGAGGTGACCGTCCAGGCGGTGACCGACGGTGAGGTCTCGCCGTACCTCGTCGACGTTGCAGAGCCGGGCGACCAACTCGAGATCCGTGGGCCGCTCGGCGGCTGGTTCGTACGCCGACCCGCCGATCCGCGCCCGGCGTTGCTGATCGGCGGCGGGTCCGGCGTGGCGCCCCTGATGTCGATGGTGCGTGCGGCGACGAATCCCACCAGGCTGCTCTACTCGACCCGATCCCCGTCCGATGCACTCTTCTCTGCGGATCTTGCTACTGCGGGAGCCGCACGCGATGGTCGCGTCACCGTGGCACACGTCTATACCAGGGTCGCGCCCCCCGGCTGGCCGGCCCCACCCCGAAGACTGGACGCGGACGCCCTCGCCCGCGTCGCCTGGCCCCGAGATGCCGACGCTGTGGCGTTCGTCTGCGGGCCCACCGGGTTCGTCGAGACCGTGGCCGACCTCCTCGTCGACATCGGCCACGATCCCGCGAACATCCGCACCGAACGTTTCGGACCCACCGGAGGATGA
- a CDS encoding sulfite oxidase-like oxidoreductase, whose protein sequence is MAVITRGFGGRRRDDADLPPGQYRTDDFPVLSAGPTPRIGLDRWELAVVTETGERSTWSWEEFTALPADEPTVDIHCVTHWSKFGTSWRGVSVDTLLADVETAAEYVVAHSYGGYTTNIPLEDLLDGQAWVAYEFDGEPLVPVHGGPARLLVPHLYFWKSAKWLRALELRLDDEPGFWETAGYHNYGDPWREQRYLAD, encoded by the coding sequence ATGGCAGTGATCACACGCGGTTTCGGCGGCCGCAGACGCGACGACGCCGACCTCCCGCCCGGCCAGTACCGCACGGACGACTTCCCGGTACTGTCGGCGGGACCGACACCGCGCATCGGCCTCGACAGGTGGGAGCTCGCCGTCGTCACCGAGACCGGCGAGCGGAGCACGTGGTCATGGGAGGAGTTCACCGCCCTTCCCGCCGACGAGCCGACCGTGGACATCCATTGCGTCACGCACTGGTCGAAGTTCGGCACGAGCTGGCGAGGCGTCTCGGTGGACACCTTGCTGGCCGACGTCGAGACTGCCGCCGAGTACGTCGTCGCCCACTCCTACGGCGGCTACACCACGAACATCCCGCTCGAGGACCTTCTCGACGGCCAGGCCTGGGTGGCGTACGAGTTTGACGGAGAGCCGCTGGTTCCGGTGCACGGCGGGCCGGCGCGTCTCCTCGTTCCACACCTGTACTTCTGGAAGAGCGCGAAGTGGCTGCGCGCTCTGGAACTGCGTCTCGACGACGAGCCCGGGTTCTGGGAGACGGCCGGCTACCACAACTACGGGGACCCATGGCGCGAGCAGCGGTACCTGGCAGACTGA
- a CDS encoding low temperature requirement protein A — protein MLLLLLWWPFTNYAWLANQVRADVGLVRAGNSAVMAAMFVAALVLPEAWRHSNQSLAAPMTLAVAYIVVRAVYLALVWHMSAGNARLRASLRLRVIPVLVGVPALLFGAELGGVTQTLLWTGPRQ, from the coding sequence GTGCTCCTGCTGCTGCTGTGGTGGCCCTTCACCAACTACGCTTGGCTGGCCAACCAGGTCCGCGCCGACGTGGGCCTGGTCCGCGCCGGAAACTCGGCTGTGATGGCCGCGATGTTCGTGGCCGCCCTGGTCCTTCCCGAGGCGTGGCGGCATAGCAACCAGTCACTGGCCGCGCCCATGACTTTGGCCGTCGCCTACATCGTCGTCCGGGCGGTATATCTGGCCCTCGTCTGGCACATGTCCGCCGGTAACGCGCGGCTACGCGCTTCGCTGCGCTTGCGGGTCATTCCGGTCTTGGTGGGCGTGCCTGCGCTGCTGTTCGGCGCGGAGTTGGGCGGCGTCACTCAGACGCTGTTGTGGACTGGACCTCGACAGTAG
- a CDS encoding YkgB family protein, giving the protein MGTLHASADDLASVGFSVLRAALATNILWIGALKFKQYEVENDEPLVTSSPLFSFFREKLGAQKLNRLIGVTEITVGSLIAAKPFAPRASAIGGVGAAGMFLTTLSFLATAPGTRQEGQGMFSLSLLGQFLLKDTVLLGGALLIAAESLRARHR; this is encoded by the coding sequence ATGGGCACACTACACGCCTCGGCCGATGACCTCGCTTCCGTAGGCTTCTCGGTCCTGCGCGCCGCATTGGCGACGAACATCTTGTGGATCGGTGCGCTCAAATTCAAACAGTACGAGGTCGAAAACGACGAGCCCCTGGTCACATCGAGTCCGCTGTTCTCGTTCTTCCGAGAGAAGCTGGGCGCACAAAAGCTCAACCGACTCATCGGAGTCACGGAGATCACCGTGGGCTCTCTGATCGCCGCGAAACCGTTTGCGCCCAGAGCGTCGGCGATCGGTGGCGTCGGGGCGGCGGGGATGTTCCTCACCACGCTCAGTTTCCTGGCCACGGCACCCGGGACTCGGCAGGAAGGGCAGGGGATGTTCAGCCTCTCTCTGCTGGGGCAATTCCTGTTGAAGGACACAGTGCTCCTCGGTGGCGCTCTCCTGATAGCTGCCGAGTCACTGCGCGCCCGCCACCGATAA
- a CDS encoding carboxymuconolactone decarboxylase family protein, which yields MDTRIQNVRLDAASNEQLMALANAGAAAFGHTATLQVDQALAQLLRLRVAQINNCSYCLLVHHAAARTADIPPSKVETLTAWWETHLFTEEERAALAYAEALTRAADATVNSRIQEAHDRMVTHFTEDEILEIVAVVINMNIWTRLKLAEGAMPTTAPPM from the coding sequence TTGGATACCAGGATCCAGAACGTCCGACTGGACGCCGCGTCGAACGAGCAACTGATGGCTCTGGCGAACGCCGGGGCCGCAGCTTTCGGCCATACCGCCACACTCCAGGTGGACCAGGCCCTGGCCCAGCTCCTGCGGTTACGCGTCGCACAGATCAACAATTGCAGCTACTGCCTTCTGGTGCACCACGCAGCTGCCCGTACCGCCGACATCCCGCCGTCCAAGGTCGAGACCCTCACCGCGTGGTGGGAGACGCACCTGTTCACCGAGGAGGAGCGAGCCGCGCTGGCCTACGCCGAGGCGTTGACCCGAGCCGCCGACGCCACCGTCAACAGCCGGATTCAGGAGGCACACGACAGGATGGTCACGCACTTCACGGAGGACGAGATCCTGGAGATCGTGGCCGTTGTGATCAACATGAACATCTGGACGCGACTCAAGCTCGCCGAGGGTGCCATGCCCACGACAGCGCCTCCCATGTGA
- a CDS encoding ferritin-like domain-containing protein: MDNWFISEAVSRSAESETDRRRLAALVDPGVCKADPAGGGSPSDATILNFALNLEYLEAEFYLRATTGSGLPDEMTTGTGVRGEVSGGGSVNFSSKFVQRFAKEIASDEMQHVAFLRSALGNAAVARPAISLDESFTAAATAAGLIKQGDSFDPYANDLNFLFAAFLFEDVGVSAFKGSASLLSNKTYLDAAAGLLATEAYHAGIVRSALYSAGLADDTVFGSVQKLSDARNSLDGPADDDQGVGTAADPNFIPTDENGMCYGRSAQSVLNIVYLSMTPAASGGFYPAGMNGEVAMSAGTA, translated from the coding sequence ATGGACAACTGGTTCATCTCAGAGGCGGTGTCACGGAGTGCAGAATCCGAAACGGATCGGCGAAGGCTCGCGGCCTTGGTCGATCCAGGGGTGTGCAAAGCCGACCCGGCGGGTGGTGGCTCGCCGAGCGATGCCACTATCCTCAACTTCGCGCTCAATCTCGAATACCTCGAAGCTGAGTTCTATCTCCGCGCGACGACGGGATCCGGGCTTCCTGACGAGATGACTACCGGCACCGGGGTGCGCGGCGAGGTGTCCGGCGGAGGATCAGTCAACTTCAGCAGCAAATTCGTGCAGAGGTTCGCGAAGGAAATCGCCTCCGACGAGATGCAGCACGTGGCCTTCTTGCGATCCGCGCTCGGCAACGCCGCTGTTGCTCGTCCCGCGATTTCGCTGGACGAGAGCTTCACCGCGGCGGCGACTGCCGCTGGTCTAATCAAGCAAGGCGACAGCTTTGACCCGTACGCGAACGACCTAAACTTCCTCTTCGCGGCGTTCCTCTTCGAAGACGTCGGAGTGTCGGCATTCAAAGGATCCGCGTCACTGCTGTCGAACAAAACGTACCTCGATGCGGCAGCCGGCCTGCTGGCCACCGAGGCATACCACGCCGGGATTGTCCGGTCCGCGCTCTACAGCGCCGGACTCGCCGACGACACAGTTTTCGGCTCGGTACAAAAGCTCTCCGACGCGCGCAACAGTCTTGATGGTCCGGCGGATGACGACCAGGGTGTCGGCACGGCGGCGGACCCGAATTTCATCCCCACGGATGAAAACGGGATGTGCTACGGCCGATCGGCCCAGTCCGTTTTGAACATCGTCTACTTGAGCATGACCCCGGCGGCTTCGGGTGGCTTCTACCCCGCCGGCATGAACGGCGAAGTCGCGATGAGCGCCGGAACGGCCTGA
- a CDS encoding DM13 domain-containing protein: protein MGKRVFRSPVAWAGLASAVVVVILVLHWFQPWKLFIDTYVDEALPPVGTTSVVPAPESAAPSPAASAAAPAGNEILAAGEFVTHEHRTSGSAEIVRLRDGRHQLVIRNLDTSNGPDLRVWLTDQPLTRGTAGWRVFDDGDWVELGRLKGNRGDQVYELPASVDPRDYRSVSIWCKRFAVSFGGADLNAT, encoded by the coding sequence ATGGGAAAACGGGTCTTCCGGTCGCCGGTGGCATGGGCCGGTCTCGCCTCCGCTGTTGTCGTGGTGATTCTGGTTCTTCACTGGTTCCAGCCGTGGAAGCTGTTCATCGATACATACGTCGACGAAGCACTTCCTCCCGTAGGGACGACATCGGTCGTCCCGGCCCCGGAGTCCGCGGCCCCGTCCCCGGCGGCCTCGGCCGCCGCGCCAGCGGGGAACGAGATCCTGGCCGCCGGCGAGTTCGTCACCCATGAGCACAGGACGAGCGGCAGTGCCGAGATCGTCCGGCTCAGGGACGGGCGCCACCAGCTCGTCATTCGAAACCTGGATACGTCGAACGGTCCGGACCTGCGGGTGTGGCTGACCGACCAACCGCTGACCCGAGGCACGGCCGGCTGGCGAGTGTTCGATGACGGCGACTGGGTCGAGCTGGGCAGGCTCAAGGGCAATCGGGGCGATCAGGTGTACGAGCTACCCGCATCGGTTGATCCGCGCGACTACCGGAGCGTCTCGATCTGGTGCAAGCGATTCGCGGTGTCCTTCGGCGGCGCCGACCTCAACGCCACCTGA
- a CDS encoding sensor histidine kinase, with the protein MRDLLLIFAISLGAALAIGLAGAVLLRALRRSSITVHLSVLLTTTVVAIAVGVMAVAEAMFLSPHDLEVVLITVAAAAVVSLVVGGHFGRRLALAAVWRDQARERERQLEKGRRDLVAWVSHDLRTPLAGLRAMAEALEDGVVRDPDTVDEYHRRIRLETDRMTRLVDDLFELSRINAGALRLSLTAVPLGEVVSDALASTIPLAAARRIKLVASESGWPTVAASEPELARVVTNLLLNAVRYTPEDGTVRIEAGRERDYAWLSVADTCGGIPPADLPRLFDVAFRGEPARTPGPGNGSGGASGGLGLAIVHGLVEAHRGRVEVSNTAEGCRFVVRLVAA; encoded by the coding sequence ATGCGTGACCTGCTGCTGATCTTCGCGATCTCCCTCGGCGCGGCACTTGCCATCGGACTCGCCGGCGCGGTGCTACTCCGCGCGCTGCGACGCAGCTCGATCACCGTGCACCTCAGCGTGCTGCTCACCACCACGGTCGTCGCCATCGCCGTGGGTGTGATGGCGGTCGCGGAGGCGATGTTCCTCTCCCCACACGACCTGGAGGTGGTCCTGATCACCGTCGCCGCGGCAGCGGTGGTCAGCCTCGTCGTCGGCGGTCACTTCGGCCGGCGACTGGCACTCGCCGCGGTCTGGCGCGACCAGGCCCGCGAGCGGGAACGGCAGCTGGAGAAGGGCCGCCGCGACCTGGTCGCCTGGGTCTCCCACGACCTCCGTACCCCGCTCGCCGGGCTCCGGGCGATGGCGGAGGCACTGGAGGACGGGGTGGTCCGTGACCCGGACACGGTCGACGAGTACCACCGACGGATCCGGCTGGAGACCGACAGGATGACCCGACTCGTCGACGACCTGTTCGAGCTGTCCCGGATCAACGCTGGAGCGCTGCGGTTGTCGTTGACGGCGGTGCCGCTCGGAGAGGTTGTCTCGGACGCGCTGGCGAGCACCATCCCGCTGGCCGCCGCCCGCCGGATCAAGCTGGTCGCCAGCGAGTCGGGGTGGCCGACGGTTGCCGCGAGCGAACCGGAACTGGCTCGGGTGGTGACGAACCTGCTGCTGAACGCGGTCCGCTACACCCCGGAGGACGGCACGGTACGGATCGAGGCCGGCCGGGAGCGGGACTACGCCTGGCTGTCGGTGGCCGACACCTGTGGCGGCATCCCCCCGGCCGACCTCCCGCGGCTGTTCGACGTCGCGTTCCGCGGTGAGCCGGCCCGCACCCCCGGACCGGGCAACGGCAGCGGTGGCGCGTCCGGAGGACTCGGCCTGGCGATCGTCCATGGGTTGGTCGAGGCGCACAGGGGTCGGGTCGAGGTGAGCAACACCGCCGAAGGCTGCCGGTTCGTGGTCCGGTTGGTCGCCGCCTGA
- a CDS encoding response regulator transcription factor: MTQRVLVVDDDQTVSDVICRYLEHDGFQVSHAGDGAAALAAVARQAPHLIVLDLMLPRINGLQVCRELRSRPDGVPIIMLTARGDESDRILGLQLGADDYLTKPFSPRELVLRVRSVLRRAGSEPPPERPEALSDGSLVVHPASRTARLGGTELALTLREFDLLVHLLRHPSQVFGRAELLEQVWGWNFGDHSTVTVHVRRLREKIEVNPADPRRIVTVWGVGYRYEPANA; this comes from the coding sequence GTGACACAGCGGGTGCTGGTGGTCGACGACGACCAGACCGTGAGCGACGTCATCTGTCGTTACCTCGAACACGACGGCTTCCAGGTGAGCCATGCGGGCGATGGGGCGGCGGCACTGGCGGCGGTGGCTCGCCAGGCACCACATCTGATTGTCCTCGACCTGATGCTGCCCCGGATCAACGGCCTGCAGGTGTGCCGGGAACTGCGATCCCGGCCGGACGGCGTACCGATCATCATGCTGACCGCACGGGGTGACGAATCCGACCGGATCCTCGGGCTGCAACTCGGCGCGGACGACTATCTGACCAAGCCCTTCTCACCCCGGGAACTGGTCCTGCGGGTCCGCTCGGTGCTCCGTCGTGCCGGCAGTGAGCCGCCGCCCGAGCGGCCGGAGGCGCTCAGCGACGGCAGTCTCGTGGTGCATCCCGCCTCCCGAACCGCCCGCCTCGGCGGGACCGAGCTGGCCCTGACGCTGCGCGAATTCGACCTGCTCGTCCACCTGCTGCGGCATCCGTCCCAGGTGTTCGGGCGGGCCGAACTACTCGAGCAGGTCTGGGGCTGGAACTTCGGCGACCACTCGACCGTGACCGTGCACGTCCGCCGCCTACGGGAAAAGATCGAGGTCAACCCGGCGGATCCGCGGCGGATCGTGACCGTCTGGGGCGTCGGCTACCGGTACGAGCCGGCCAATGCGTGA
- a CDS encoding NAD-dependent epimerase/dehydratase family protein yields the protein MRILVTGAAGFIGSHVADLLSENGHEVVAVDALLPEAHGAMPPPWAQRHDLVVGDVRDMELLTGLLAGVDAVCHQAAMVGHGIDPADAPRYAAHNDLGTATLLAAMHAAGVRRLVLASSMVVYGEGRYHCTTHGIVRPAGRRAADLTEGRYEPTCPRCDRALAPGLVPEDAPLEPHSTYAATKLAQEHLAGAWARQTGGSVWALRYHNVYGPRMPRDTPYAGVASIFRSALAAGQPPRVLEDGRQRRDFVHVSDVAAANLLALTAPAPEPLVPVNVCSGEPHTVGELAHELATAMGGPMPVVVGGGRAADVRHVVADPARATRLLGFTARTGFAAGVAEFTTAVMREAAMVRTRSTVGG from the coding sequence ATGCGGATACTTGTTACGGGTGCTGCCGGGTTCATCGGCTCACACGTCGCCGACCTGCTCAGCGAGAACGGGCACGAGGTGGTGGCCGTCGACGCGCTCCTGCCGGAGGCGCACGGCGCGATGCCACCGCCCTGGGCACAGCGGCACGATCTCGTGGTCGGCGACGTACGCGACATGGAGCTGCTGACCGGGCTACTCGCCGGAGTCGACGCGGTCTGCCACCAGGCGGCCATGGTCGGCCACGGCATCGATCCAGCCGATGCCCCCCGCTATGCCGCCCACAACGACCTCGGCACGGCCACCCTGCTCGCGGCGATGCACGCCGCCGGGGTGCGCCGCCTCGTGCTGGCCAGTTCGATGGTGGTCTACGGCGAGGGCCGTTACCACTGCACGACACATGGAATCGTCCGGCCTGCCGGCCGCCGGGCCGCCGACCTGACCGAGGGCCGGTACGAGCCGACCTGCCCGCGCTGCGACCGTGCACTCGCCCCCGGGCTGGTGCCGGAGGACGCGCCGCTGGAACCGCACAGCACGTACGCCGCCACCAAGCTGGCTCAGGAACACCTCGCCGGCGCCTGGGCCCGGCAGACCGGCGGGTCGGTCTGGGCGCTGCGCTACCACAATGTCTACGGTCCGCGAATGCCCCGCGACACCCCGTACGCGGGGGTCGCGTCGATCTTCCGTTCGGCGCTGGCCGCCGGGCAACCGCCCCGGGTCCTGGAGGATGGTCGGCAGCGGCGCGACTTCGTCCACGTGAGCGACGTCGCGGCGGCGAACCTGCTGGCGCTGACCGCACCGGCGCCGGAGCCACTGGTTCCGGTGAACGTCTGCTCGGGCGAGCCGCACACCGTCGGCGAACTCGCCCACGAGTTGGCCACGGCGATGGGCGGGCCGATGCCGGTGGTGGTCGGGGGCGGGCGGGCGGCAGACGTACGGCACGTGGTCGCCGATCCGGCCCGCGCGACCCGGCTGCTGGGTTTCACCGCCCGAACCGGTTTCGCCGCTGGTGTCGCCGAATTCACCACCGCGGTGATGCGCGAGGCGGCGATGGTCAGGACACGGTCCACAGTAGGTGGTTGA
- a CDS encoding glycosyltransferase family 2 protein, which translates to MHPTIDVVLPCLDEAAALPAVLTGLPPGYRAIVVDNGSTDRSPEVAAEYGARVVHEPRRGYGAAVHTGLLATDAELVCVLDADGSFDPAELPRLVAAVLDGRAELAVGRRRPVSAHVWPWHARAGNALVAALLRRRGVPVYDISPMRVARRVALLRLGVTDRAFGYPLELLLRAAEAGWRIHELNVAYAPRAAGTRSKVSGSVRGTLRATRDFAGVLRAGVGGAR; encoded by the coding sequence ATGCACCCAACCATCGACGTGGTTCTGCCGTGTCTGGACGAGGCGGCCGCCCTGCCCGCGGTACTCACCGGGCTGCCCCCCGGCTACCGGGCCATCGTGGTCGACAACGGCTCCACCGACCGGTCACCCGAGGTCGCGGCCGAGTACGGCGCCCGGGTCGTCCACGAGCCGAGACGCGGGTACGGCGCCGCCGTACACACCGGCCTGCTGGCGACAGACGCGGAACTGGTGTGCGTACTCGACGCGGACGGCTCGTTCGACCCGGCCGAGCTGCCGAGGCTCGTCGCGGCCGTGCTCGACGGCCGGGCGGAGCTCGCGGTCGGGCGTCGTCGACCGGTCTCGGCACACGTCTGGCCGTGGCACGCCCGGGCCGGTAACGCGCTGGTGGCCGCACTGCTGCGGCGCCGGGGCGTACCGGTGTACGACATCAGCCCGATGCGGGTGGCCCGCCGGGTGGCTCTGCTGCGGCTCGGTGTCACCGACCGCGCGTTCGGCTACCCCCTGGAACTGCTGCTACGCGCGGCTGAGGCGGGCTGGCGGATCCACGAGTTGAACGTCGCGTACGCACCACGGGCCGCGGGCACCAGATCGAAGGTCTCCGGTTCGGTCCGGGGCACGTTGCGGGCGACCCGGGACTTCGCCGGGGTGCTGCGTGCCGGCGTCGGCGGTGCCCGGTGA
- a CDS encoding TIGR04282 family arsenosugar biosynthesis glycosyltransferase encodes MNVLLVVAKAPVPGLVKTRLCPPVDPTQAARVAAAALLDTLAAVDATASTIPVLAYTGRFADAEYGAELTAALAGWHLIPQRGDTFADRLSNAHIDTGAAFPGRPVLQIGMDTPQIRPAVLTAALGRLAEHDAVLGPALDGGWWALGLRDPAYASVLRRVPMSTGDTSRHTLAGLRGRGLHPAMLPVLRDVDDWPTALAVAADLPASRFADAVGSLVGSLVSGGRQ; translated from the coding sequence GTGAACGTGCTGCTCGTGGTCGCGAAGGCACCGGTCCCGGGGCTGGTCAAGACGCGCCTGTGCCCGCCGGTCGACCCCACGCAGGCGGCCCGTGTCGCGGCGGCGGCACTGCTGGACACCCTCGCGGCGGTGGACGCCACCGCATCGACCATCCCCGTGCTGGCGTACACCGGGCGGTTCGCCGATGCCGAGTACGGCGCGGAACTGACCGCTGCGCTGGCTGGCTGGCACCTGATTCCACAGCGCGGCGACACGTTCGCCGACCGCCTCAGCAATGCGCACATCGACACCGGGGCGGCGTTTCCCGGCCGACCGGTGCTGCAGATCGGCATGGACACCCCGCAGATCCGGCCAGCCGTGCTCACCGCCGCGCTGGGGCGGCTCGCCGAGCACGACGCGGTGTTGGGACCGGCGTTGGACGGCGGCTGGTGGGCGCTCGGGCTACGTGATCCGGCGTACGCGAGCGTGCTCCGCCGAGTGCCCATGTCGACCGGCGACACCAGCCGACACACCCTGGCCGGTCTTCGCGGGCGCGGACTACACCCGGCGATGCTGCCCGTCCTGCGTGATGTCGATGACTGGCCGACGGCCCTGGCAGTCGCGGCCGACCTGCCCGCAAGCCGGTTCGCTGATGCCGTCGGATCGTTGGTCGGCTCGCTGGTGAGTGGAGGGCGACAGTGA
- a CDS encoding class I SAM-dependent methyltransferase codes for MSSTVTFGGFDVVLCGLDGWPADHDESGPPVTPSAPARLEHWLVHSDGRRDPLPVRRWHGAPEPAIESVVARCTGPTIDLGCGPGRLTMALAQRGLAALGVDISAEAVRLTWDRGVVALRRDVFEPLPGEGRWAHAVLVDGNIGIGGDPVRLLRRCGALIAADGTLVVEVDPPGAGLWQGQAYVLSGSSGDGGRQGPAFRWARVGAEAVARTAVAAGLRVADSFRSGPRWFAELVRS; via the coding sequence GTGAGTTCGACTGTCACTTTCGGCGGCTTCGATGTCGTACTGTGCGGACTCGACGGGTGGCCCGCCGACCACGACGAGTCCGGCCCGCCGGTCACCCCGTCGGCCCCGGCCCGGCTCGAACACTGGCTTGTGCACTCCGACGGGCGACGCGACCCATTGCCGGTACGGCGCTGGCACGGCGCACCGGAGCCGGCGATCGAGTCCGTCGTCGCCCGGTGCACCGGGCCGACGATCGACCTCGGCTGCGGGCCTGGCCGGCTGACGATGGCACTCGCCCAGCGGGGCCTCGCCGCGCTGGGGGTGGACATCTCCGCCGAGGCGGTGCGGCTGACCTGGGACCGGGGCGTGGTAGCCCTGCGACGCGACGTCTTCGAACCACTTCCCGGCGAGGGGAGGTGGGCGCACGCCGTGCTCGTCGACGGCAACATCGGCATCGGCGGCGACCCGGTTCGACTGCTGCGCCGGTGCGGCGCCCTGATCGCGGCGGACGGAACGCTGGTGGTCGAGGTGGACCCACCGGGAGCCGGGCTGTGGCAGGGACAGGCGTACGTCCTGTCCGGATCATCCGGCGACGGGGGACGACAGGGACCGGCGTTCCGATGGGCGCGGGTCGGGGCGGAGGCGGTGGCGCGTACCGCAGTCGCTGCCGGCCTGCGGGTCGCGGACAGTTTCCGGTCCGGTCCACGCTGGTTCGCCGAGTTGGTGCGCTCATGA